In the genome of Pseudomonas sp. LBUM920, one region contains:
- the oscA gene encoding sulfur starvation response protein OscA — translation MSASLRSVDGQDEAAILREIQSALRDLRFGAVEITVHNAQVVQIERKEKFRLQNPGNKPS, via the coding sequence ATGAGCGCATCTCTACGTAGCGTCGACGGCCAGGACGAAGCAGCCATTTTGCGTGAGATCCAGAGCGCCTTGCGCGACCTGCGGTTTGGCGCGGTGGAAATCACTGTGCATAACGCCCAAGTGGTCCAGATCGAACGCAAGGAAAAATTCCGTTTGCAGAACCCGGGTAACAAACCGAGCTGA
- a CDS encoding sulfate ABC transporter substrate-binding protein, with product MSSIRRYALAALASAVFAGSAVAKDYELLNVSYDPTRELYQDYNAEFTTFWKQSHPGDNVKIQQSHGGSGKQGRAVIDGLRADVVTLALAGDIDEIAKLGKTLPENWQTRLPDASTPYTSTIVFLVRKGNPKGIKDWGDLIKKDVSVITPNPKTSGGARWNFLAAWAYGLKAGGSDAKAQEYVKELFKHVPILDTGARGSTITFVNNGQGDVLLAWENEAFLALKEDGGADKFDIVVPSLSILAEPPVAVVDKNAEKKGNTEIATEYLKHLYSPAGQEIAAKNFYRPRDEKVAAKYAQQFPKLDLVTIDKDFGGWKTAQPKFFNDGGVFDQIYSAQ from the coding sequence ATGTCGTCGATTCGCCGTTACGCCCTGGCCGCACTGGCCAGTGCCGTGTTTGCCGGTTCCGCTGTTGCCAAAGACTACGAGTTGCTCAACGTCTCGTATGACCCGACCCGTGAGCTGTACCAGGACTATAACGCTGAGTTCACCACCTTCTGGAAACAGTCCCACCCCGGCGACAACGTCAAGATCCAGCAATCACACGGTGGTTCGGGCAAGCAAGGCCGTGCGGTGATCGACGGCCTGCGCGCCGACGTAGTGACCCTGGCCCTGGCCGGCGACATCGACGAAATCGCCAAATTGGGCAAGACCCTGCCGGAAAACTGGCAAACCCGCCTGCCGGACGCCAGCACGCCCTACACCTCGACCATCGTGTTCCTGGTTCGCAAAGGCAACCCTAAAGGCATCAAGGATTGGGGCGACCTGATCAAGAAAGACGTGTCTGTGATCACCCCGAACCCGAAAACCTCCGGCGGCGCCCGCTGGAACTTCCTCGCCGCCTGGGCCTATGGCCTGAAAGCCGGCGGCAGCGATGCCAAGGCCCAGGAATACGTGAAGGAGCTGTTCAAGCACGTGCCGATCCTCGACACCGGCGCTCGTGGTTCGACCATCACCTTCGTCAACAACGGTCAGGGTGATGTGTTGCTGGCCTGGGAAAACGAAGCGTTTCTGGCGCTGAAAGAAGACGGCGGCGCCGACAAGTTCGACATCGTTGTACCTTCGCTGTCGATCCTCGCCGAGCCGCCAGTGGCCGTGGTCGACAAGAACGCCGAGAAAAAGGGCAACACCGAAATCGCCACCGAATACCTCAAGCACCTGTACAGCCCCGCTGGCCAGGAGATTGCGGCGAAGAACTTCTACCGCCCACGCGATGAGAAAGTCGCCGCCAAATACGCCCAGCAGTTCCCGAAACTGGACCTGGTGACTATCGACAAAGACTTCGGCGGCTGGAAAACTGCCCAACCGAAATTCTTCAATGACGGTGGCGTGTTCGACCAGATCTACTCGGCGCAGTAA
- a CDS encoding sensor domain-containing diguanylate cyclase: MVHEKPYLPDAPTAEPARPAAAATLLALMHAQGEVERLSEREQLLSSLLVSVNAVLWAIDWETRQVLYVSPAYERVFGRSAGLLLADHREWRNSIHPEDLDYAEYSLARVLEQGAVEDREYRIITADGQIRWLSDKCYINQQVEPGKPVIVVGMAEDITEKKQMELELHRLATTDVLTQSSNRRHFFECANLAFDSACAQGTPLAFLLLDIDDFKEVNDSYGHLEGDQVLRRIAESGRSVLRRGDLFGRIGGEEFAAVLPGCAPHMALQVAERLGKEIQALSFSYEGRQFTVTVSQGLATLREEDSSLDGLFARADAAMYEAKRQGKNRVIAS; the protein is encoded by the coding sequence ATGGTCCACGAAAAGCCTTACTTGCCCGATGCCCCCACAGCTGAGCCTGCCCGCCCGGCTGCGGCGGCAACCTTGTTGGCGCTCATGCACGCCCAGGGTGAAGTCGAGCGGCTGAGTGAGCGCGAGCAACTGCTCAGCTCACTGCTGGTCAGCGTGAATGCCGTGCTGTGGGCCATCGACTGGGAAACGCGCCAAGTGCTGTACGTGAGCCCGGCCTACGAGCGAGTGTTTGGCCGTTCGGCCGGTCTGCTATTGGCCGACCACCGCGAATGGCGCAACAGCATTCACCCCGAAGACCTCGATTACGCTGAATACAGCCTCGCCCGCGTGCTGGAGCAAGGCGCCGTGGAGGACCGCGAGTACCGCATCATTACCGCCGACGGGCAGATTCGCTGGCTGAGCGACAAATGCTATATCAACCAGCAGGTGGAGCCCGGCAAGCCGGTGATCGTGGTCGGCATGGCCGAAGACATCACCGAAAAGAAACAAATGGAGTTGGAACTGCACCGACTCGCCACCACCGACGTACTGACCCAGAGCAGCAATCGCAGGCACTTTTTCGAATGCGCCAACCTGGCCTTCGACAGCGCTTGCGCTCAGGGCACACCCCTGGCGTTCCTGTTGCTGGACATTGATGACTTCAAAGAGGTCAACGACAGTTACGGCCACCTGGAGGGCGATCAGGTGTTGCGGCGTATCGCCGAGAGCGGTCGCAGCGTACTGCGCCGTGGCGACCTGTTCGGGCGCATCGGTGGCGAAGAATTCGCAGCCGTGCTGCCCGGTTGTGCGCCGCACATGGCGTTACAAGTGGCCGAGCGGTTGGGCAAGGAAATCCAGGCGCTGAGTTTCAGCTACGAAGGGCGGCAATTCACCGTCACCGTCAGCCAGGGCCTGGCCACCCTGCGCGAAGAAGATTCATCTCTGGACGGCCTGTTTGCGCGCGCTGATGCGGCAATGTACGAGGCCAAACGCCAAGGCAAGAACCGCGTCATAGCGAGTTAA
- a CDS encoding HDOD domain-containing protein, with protein sequence MTAVDLPAVPRVLIAEADPWSRDLLKQVLLNVRCDARLDVCADGQQAATLLREKTYDLILADWELPGVDGLSLLRSVRQKRRSLPFILLSSRNDSASVREALPLAPTAYLTKPLNMEGLTQRLQDLLLNEGESVYCEIAPLAPGMTLPVFLERRREASDGAPLRVDVKNAVAHSLTPDGLDLERLEDQVRMDPQITAVLIAAANSAGHHGTPVQTLSAALHALAAGQSMNLILGLALKHNVVLGDPALVAYAERHWQLSQDTADYARRLARMLELDHERCYSAGILHRLGDLALLRCLEDWRQGGGALDDEAIGESLDTYGAAYGSALRTRWRLPLELRQLIASIYSLEGGVYSRESLVMNLAAQMARLTEREGLEELASSKTARLLRVGLSELTRVRKA encoded by the coding sequence ATGACTGCTGTTGATTTACCGGCTGTACCCCGAGTGTTGATTGCCGAGGCGGACCCTTGGTCGCGGGATCTGCTCAAGCAAGTGCTGTTGAATGTGCGCTGCGACGCACGGCTGGATGTGTGTGCTGATGGGCAGCAAGCAGCCACGCTGTTGCGAGAAAAAACCTACGACCTGATTCTCGCGGATTGGGAGCTGCCCGGCGTCGATGGCTTGAGCCTGCTGCGCAGCGTGCGCCAGAAGCGCCGTTCGCTGCCCTTCATTCTGTTGAGCAGTCGCAATGACAGCGCCAGCGTGCGCGAAGCCTTGCCCCTGGCGCCGACGGCGTACCTGACCAAACCACTGAACATGGAAGGCCTGACCCAGCGCCTGCAAGACCTGCTGCTCAACGAAGGCGAAAGCGTGTACTGCGAAATTGCGCCGCTGGCGCCGGGCATGACGTTGCCGGTGTTCCTGGAGCGCCGCCGCGAAGCCTCTGACGGCGCGCCGTTGCGGGTTGATGTAAAAAACGCCGTGGCGCACAGCCTCACTCCGGATGGCCTGGACCTCGAACGCCTGGAAGACCAGGTGCGCATGGACCCGCAAATAACGGCCGTATTAATCGCCGCCGCCAACAGCGCCGGTCATCACGGCACGCCGGTACAAACCCTGTCGGCCGCGCTGCACGCACTGGCGGCCGGGCAGAGCATGAACCTGATTCTGGGCCTGGCCCTCAAGCACAACGTGGTGCTGGGCGACCCGGCGCTGGTGGCCTATGCCGAGCGCCACTGGCAACTGTCCCAAGACACTGCCGACTATGCCCGCCGCCTGGCGCGCATGCTGGAGCTGGACCACGAGCGCTGCTACAGCGCCGGCATCCTGCACCGGTTGGGCGACTTGGCGTTATTGCGTTGCCTGGAAGACTGGCGCCAGGGCGGCGGGGCGTTGGATGACGAAGCCATTGGCGAGTCTCTGGATACCTACGGTGCGGCCTATGGTTCGGCGTTGCGCACACGTTGGCGCTTGCCGTTGGAGCTACGCCAGCTGATTGCGTCGATCTATTCACTCGAAGGCGGGGTGTATTCGCGAGAATCGCTGGTGATGAACCTGGCGGCGCAGATGGCGCGCTTGACCGAGCGTGAAGGGTTGGAAGAGCTGGCCAGCAGCAAAACGGCGCGCTTGCTGAGGGTCGGGTTGTCGGAGTTGACTCGGGTACGCAAGGCCTAG
- the dibA gene encoding phosphodiesterase DibA, with translation MLFSYRGALRVGLVYLLVSIAWLQLSHHLLIDFLDDPWELERWLQVRGYVWVGLSALTLSLICARFARAHQLQQPLKENRERLRQAAAVFDCTREGVLVTDAQGLIVHVNRAFIEITGYRREDVMGERPSLFKSGRHSSNFYQQMFQTLERTGEWSGEIWNRRKSGEIYPQWQTIRVIQDDQGKVSHYVAVFSDISAIKDSEHELAHLAHHDPLTDLPNRLLFTDRAEQALASAQVHKRGCALLLLDLDHFKIINDSLGHNVGDQLLKAVGERLKGLFGPGVTLARLGGDEFAVLAESCPQVVQAAALAQRMLDAMKQPFIFDGHQLFISASIGISLFPSDALSAQQLLRNADSALFKAKSAGRESYALYTEELTAHAQNRVEIASELRRALDQHELRVYYQPVHHLQGSRLIGVEALVRWQHPERGLVPPGDFIPIAERTGLIADIDAWVMDQACRQMCQWLADGAPLSFIAVNVSSRLFARRELYEQVAQVLHATGLDPAFLELEVTESAVMDDPEVALEQLHRLRELGLRLAIDDFGTGYSSLLRLKRLPVQKLKIDQGFVAGLPWDEDDAAIVRVVIALAKSMGMQVHAEGIEQVEQARFLLEQACDMGQGYWFGRPMPAQEIDWQRAPAIR, from the coding sequence ATGCTGTTTTCATACCGAGGTGCCCTGCGTGTGGGGCTGGTATACCTGCTGGTTTCCATTGCGTGGCTCCAGCTCAGCCATCATCTATTGATCGACTTTCTCGATGACCCTTGGGAATTGGAGCGCTGGCTGCAGGTGCGCGGCTATGTCTGGGTGGGGCTCAGCGCGCTGACCCTGTCGCTGATTTGCGCCCGTTTTGCCCGTGCTCACCAGCTGCAGCAGCCGCTGAAAGAAAACCGCGAGCGCCTGCGCCAGGCGGCTGCCGTGTTCGATTGCACCCGCGAAGGCGTGCTGGTCACCGACGCCCAGGGGCTGATCGTGCACGTCAATCGAGCGTTTATCGAGATCACCGGCTATCGCCGCGAAGATGTCATGGGCGAGCGACCAAGCTTGTTCAAGTCCGGGCGCCATTCGTCGAATTTTTATCAACAGATGTTCCAGACCCTGGAACGCACTGGCGAATGGAGCGGCGAAATCTGGAACCGGCGCAAAAGCGGCGAAATTTATCCACAGTGGCAAACCATCCGCGTCATCCAGGATGACCAAGGCAAGGTCAGCCATTACGTCGCGGTGTTTTCCGATATCAGCGCAATCAAGGATTCCGAGCACGAACTGGCGCACCTCGCCCATCACGACCCGCTCACCGACCTGCCCAACCGCCTGCTGTTCACCGACCGCGCCGAGCAGGCGCTGGCCTCGGCGCAAGTGCACAAACGCGGCTGTGCCTTGTTGTTGCTGGACCTGGACCACTTCAAGATCATCAACGACAGCCTCGGCCATAACGTCGGCGACCAGTTGCTCAAAGCGGTCGGCGAGCGGCTCAAGGGCCTGTTCGGCCCCGGCGTGACCCTGGCGCGCCTGGGCGGCGACGAGTTCGCCGTGCTCGCCGAAAGTTGTCCACAGGTGGTGCAGGCCGCCGCGCTGGCCCAGCGCATGCTCGATGCGATGAAGCAGCCGTTCATCTTTGACGGCCATCAACTGTTTATCAGCGCCAGCATCGGTATCAGCCTGTTCCCCAGCGATGCCCTGAGCGCCCAGCAGTTGCTGCGCAATGCCGATTCCGCGCTGTTCAAAGCCAAGAGTGCCGGGCGCGAAAGCTACGCGCTGTACACCGAAGAGCTGACCGCCCATGCACAGAACCGCGTGGAAATCGCCAGCGAACTGCGCCGCGCCCTCGACCAGCACGAGCTGCGCGTGTATTACCAGCCGGTGCACCACCTGCAGGGCAGCCGCCTGATCGGCGTCGAAGCGCTGGTGCGTTGGCAGCATCCGGAGCGCGGTCTGGTGCCACCCGGCGATTTCATCCCCATCGCCGAACGTACCGGGCTGATTGCCGACATCGACGCCTGGGTCATGGATCAGGCCTGCCGCCAGATGTGCCAGTGGCTGGCCGATGGCGCGCCGTTGAGTTTTATCGCGGTGAATGTCTCCAGCCGGCTGTTTGCCCGGCGCGAGCTGTACGAGCAAGTCGCCCAGGTGCTGCACGCCACCGGCCTCGATCCGGCGTTTCTTGAGTTGGAGGTCACCGAAAGCGCGGTAATGGATGATCCGGAAGTTGCCCTTGAGCAGCTGCATCGCCTGCGAGAGCTGGGCTTGCGCCTGGCCATCGACGATTTTGGCACCGGCTATTCGTCACTGCTGCGCCTCAAGCGGCTGCCGGTGCAGAAGCTCAAGATCGACCAGGGTTTTGTCGCCGGGCTGCCATGGGATGAGGACGATGCGGCGATTGTGCGCGTGGTGATCGCCCTGGCGAAAAGCATGGGCATGCAGGTGCACGCCGAAGGCATAGAGCAAGTGGAACAGGCGCGGTTCTTGTTGGAGCAGGCATGCGATATGGGGCAGGGGTACTGGTTTGGGCGGCCGATGCCGGCACAGGAGATTGATTGGCAGCGGGCACCTGCTATCCGATAG
- the desA gene encoding delta-9 fatty acid desaturase DesA: MWYNGFLDLSAWQLVAVTLLMTHVTIVGVTVYLHRYSAHRSLELNAGLKHFFRFWLWLTTAQNTREWTAIHRKHHAKCETVDDPHSPVVKGLSTVLRKGAELYRAEAENPETLRIYGKNCPDDWIERKIYTPYPLLGVAIMGVIDLLLFGTIGITIWAIQMMWIPFWAAGVINGLGHAVGYRNFECRDAATNLVPWGIIVGGEELHNNHHTYPNSAKLSVKKWEFDLGWAWIKVFSFLRLAKVQRVAPIAHRVEGKGHLDMDTAMAILNNRFQIMAQYRKLVIGPLVKQELEKVDHSVRHQFHRAKRLLSRETSLLDDRHHVRIQSLLEHSHALTVIYEKRLALQQIWLKTSSNGHDMLAAIKEWVHEAEASGIQSLRDFAHQLKTYSLRPATV; encoded by the coding sequence ATGTGGTACAACGGTTTTCTTGACTTGTCAGCCTGGCAACTGGTGGCAGTCACTCTGTTGATGACCCACGTGACCATCGTTGGGGTCACGGTTTATCTGCACCGCTATTCAGCCCATCGCTCCCTGGAGCTCAATGCCGGCCTGAAACACTTCTTCCGCTTCTGGCTGTGGCTGACCACGGCGCAGAACACCCGCGAGTGGACCGCCATCCACCGCAAACACCACGCCAAATGCGAAACCGTCGACGACCCGCACAGCCCGGTCGTCAAAGGCCTGTCCACCGTGTTGCGCAAAGGCGCCGAGCTGTACCGCGCCGAAGCCGAAAACCCGGAGACCCTGCGCATCTACGGCAAGAACTGCCCGGACGACTGGATCGAGCGCAAAATCTATACGCCTTACCCGCTGCTGGGCGTGGCGATCATGGGCGTCATCGACCTGCTGCTGTTCGGCACCATCGGCATCACCATCTGGGCGATCCAGATGATGTGGATTCCGTTCTGGGCTGCCGGCGTGATCAACGGCCTGGGGCATGCCGTGGGCTATCGCAACTTCGAATGCCGTGACGCGGCGACCAACCTGGTGCCGTGGGGCATCATCGTCGGCGGCGAAGAGCTGCACAACAATCACCACACCTACCCCAATTCAGCCAAGCTGTCGGTGAAGAAGTGGGAGTTCGACCTGGGTTGGGCGTGGATCAAAGTCTTCAGCTTCCTGCGCCTGGCCAAGGTGCAGCGCGTTGCCCCCATCGCCCACCGTGTCGAAGGCAAAGGCCATCTGGACATGGACACCGCCATGGCGATCCTCAACAACCGCTTCCAGATCATGGCCCAGTACCGCAAGTTGGTAATCGGTCCGCTGGTCAAGCAAGAGCTGGAAAAGGTCGATCACTCGGTGCGTCACCAGTTCCACCGGGCCAAACGCCTGCTGTCGCGTGAAACCAGCTTGCTCGATGACCGCCACCACGTGCGTATCCAGAGCCTGCTGGAACACAGCCATGCGCTCACCGTGATCTACGAGAAGCGCCTGGCGCTGCAGCAGATCTGGCTGAAAACCAGCTCCAATGGCCACGACATGCTGGCCGCGATCAAGGAATGGGTGCACGAGGCCGAGGCCAGCGGCATTCAGTCCCTGCGCGATTTTGCCCACCAATTGAAGACCTACTCGCTGCGTCCTGCAACGGTCTGA